One window from the genome of Myxococcales bacterium encodes:
- a CDS encoding response regulator translates to MTAELATAPLVLLVEDEPQMRRFIRATLLAHDYQLVEAGTAHEAVALATSRQPAIILLDLGLPDGDGIALTRQFREWTAVPIIVISARGREEDKVAALDAGADDYLTKPFGVSELMARMRVALRHAKSAQHASTSQQLSFGDIHIDVGARTVTRGGTAIHLTPTEYKMLLLLATHAGKVLSHRHILREVWGAAHEAQTHYVRVHMAELRKKIEVDPARPQWLTTEPGVGYRLRALE, encoded by the coding sequence ATGACCGCGGAGTTGGCCACGGCACCACTTGTCTTGCTCGTCGAGGACGAACCCCAAATGCGCCGGTTTATCCGCGCCACGCTGCTGGCTCACGACTATCAATTGGTCGAGGCAGGCACGGCGCATGAGGCCGTGGCGCTGGCGACCAGCCGCCAACCCGCCATCATCTTGCTCGATCTAGGCCTACCGGATGGCGATGGCATCGCGCTGACTCGGCAGTTTCGCGAATGGACCGCCGTGCCCATTATCGTCATCTCGGCGCGCGGTCGTGAAGAAGACAAGGTGGCGGCGCTCGACGCCGGTGCCGACGACTATCTCACCAAGCCCTTTGGCGTTAGCGAGCTAATGGCTCGCATGCGAGTTGCCTTGCGGCACGCGAAGTCCGCACAGCATGCCTCGACTAGCCAACAGCTATCATTTGGCGACATTCACATCGACGTCGGCGCGCGCACGGTTACGCGCGGCGGCACGGCCATTCACCTCACGCCCACCGAGTACAAAATGTTACTTCTTCTCGCCACGCACGCCGGCAAGGTGCTGTCGCATCGCCACATCTTGCGCGAGGTGTGGGGCGCCGCGCACGAAGCCCAAACGCACTACGTCCGCGTCCACATGGCCGAGCTGCGCAAAAAGATCGAAGTCGATCCGGCACGGCCGCAATGGCTCACCACCGAGCCTGGCGTCGGCTATCGCCTGCGCGCGCTGGAGTAG
- a CDS encoding sensor histidine kinase KdpD, which translates to MAPTTQADQRPDPDVLLRQVRAEEAKRARAKLKVFFGFAPGVGKTYRMLQAARDLVAEQHVDLVVGLVETHKRYETASLVIGLELLARRKLDYRGIATEEFDLDAALARKPQVILVDELAHTNIPGSRHPKRWQDVMELLDAGIEVHTTLNVQHLESLNDVVAQITGIRVRETVPDAILERADEIALIDVSPQELRARLKDGKVYLGAQADRASEKFFTEGNLLALRELALRQVAHYVDNDVLAFRHQHGARAAWGSSERILVGITPAAHAAKLVRAAKRMAERLRCPWAVAYVDSSAIRPLDDHSRDALEAHFSLAQSLGASIARLTGSDVAKTLLDHARATNVTRMVVGKPQRTTRLGQWRDRIAGSLLEELVAESGEIDIHVITGTAPAPAPRTPTSQPEPRDAIELRRYMMAVGVVSAVTGFAALVRALVPIPDLEMLYFVGVLVAASAWGRGPAMLTAFLSVVAYDFFFVPPVHTFTVADGRYVLTFIMMFGLGLIVSELTSRLRRQEQAAVVREERTARLYATNRELSEVADATAASVVVAHAAAEIFAASVLIIGEGENDEIVDIASYPPNYALAPKERTVAQWSLKQHKLAGLGTDTLNGATVICVPIGDPEHHAFTLVLEPHNRLPLRGEQREFLEAFVRQASIAFDRLRLADEARRAAIAAHTEEMRSAMLSAVSHDLRTPLAAITGAATSLKAEPPLTSATSRELVDAICDQADKMDRLISNLLNMTRLESGGLTLGREWVPLEELIGSALAQIESKLGDRPVNVHIDPKVPFVAVDPVLFEQVFVNLLENATKYAPGASPIEIAATCADQQIIIEVMDRGIGLLPERAQDIFKKFQRGHHPDVAGAGLGLAICRGIVEAHGGTIAAVPRDGGGTSFRIVLPVVSPPSNIALTPTETASTAAGSDGNAAETTR; encoded by the coding sequence ATGGCGCCTACCACGCAAGCCGACCAACGACCCGATCCGGACGTGCTCTTGCGACAAGTGCGCGCTGAAGAGGCCAAGCGCGCCCGCGCCAAGCTCAAAGTATTTTTTGGCTTTGCGCCCGGCGTCGGCAAGACGTATCGCATGCTGCAGGCCGCGCGCGATCTGGTCGCCGAGCAACACGTCGATTTGGTCGTGGGTCTCGTCGAGACTCACAAACGCTATGAGACCGCGTCGCTGGTGATTGGCCTCGAGCTCTTGGCGCGGCGCAAGCTCGACTACCGCGGCATCGCCACCGAAGAGTTTGATCTCGACGCTGCCTTGGCACGCAAGCCACAAGTGATCTTGGTCGACGAGCTGGCGCATACAAACATTCCCGGCTCGCGTCATCCCAAACGCTGGCAGGACGTCATGGAGCTGCTCGATGCGGGCATTGAGGTGCATACCACGCTCAACGTGCAGCATCTCGAGAGCCTCAACGACGTGGTCGCGCAGATCACAGGCATCCGCGTCCGCGAGACCGTGCCCGATGCCATCTTGGAGCGGGCCGACGAAATTGCGCTGATCGACGTCTCGCCGCAAGAGCTGCGCGCGCGCCTCAAGGACGGCAAGGTGTATCTCGGTGCGCAAGCTGACCGCGCATCCGAGAAATTTTTTACCGAAGGAAATTTACTCGCCTTGCGCGAACTTGCGCTGCGTCAAGTGGCGCACTATGTCGACAATGACGTGTTGGCATTTCGCCACCAACACGGCGCCCGAGCGGCGTGGGGCTCAAGCGAGCGCATCCTGGTCGGAATTACGCCGGCGGCGCATGCCGCCAAGCTGGTGCGCGCGGCCAAGCGGATGGCCGAACGCCTGCGCTGCCCGTGGGCCGTGGCCTACGTCGATTCATCAGCGATTCGGCCGCTCGATGACCACTCTCGCGACGCCCTCGAGGCGCATTTTTCGCTCGCGCAATCCCTCGGCGCATCGATCGCGCGGCTCACCGGTAGCGATGTCGCGAAAACGTTGCTCGACCATGCGCGCGCCACCAACGTGACGAGAATGGTGGTCGGCAAGCCGCAGCGCACGACGCGCTTGGGCCAGTGGCGCGATCGCATCGCGGGATCCTTGCTCGAGGAGTTGGTCGCGGAGAGCGGCGAAATCGACATCCACGTCATCACCGGGACCGCACCGGCGCCGGCACCGCGCACGCCGACGAGCCAGCCTGAACCACGCGACGCCATCGAGCTTCGTCGCTATATGATGGCCGTAGGGGTGGTCAGCGCGGTCACGGGGTTTGCGGCCTTGGTGCGCGCGCTGGTGCCGATTCCCGATCTCGAAATGCTGTATTTCGTCGGCGTCTTGGTCGCCGCGAGTGCGTGGGGTCGCGGCCCAGCGATGCTTACCGCCTTCCTCAGCGTTGTGGCATACGATTTCTTTTTCGTGCCGCCCGTACACACCTTCACAGTGGCCGATGGCCGGTATGTACTCACCTTTATCATGATGTTCGGGCTCGGGCTCATCGTCAGCGAGTTGACGTCGCGGCTACGGCGACAAGAGCAGGCCGCAGTCGTGCGCGAAGAACGCACGGCGCGCCTCTACGCCACCAATCGCGAGCTGAGCGAGGTCGCCGACGCCACCGCCGCCTCGGTCGTGGTTGCGCACGCGGCCGCCGAGATTTTTGCCGCCAGCGTCCTTATCATCGGCGAGGGCGAAAATGACGAAATCGTCGATATAGCTAGCTATCCTCCAAACTACGCGCTGGCCCCCAAAGAGCGCACGGTGGCGCAATGGAGCCTCAAGCAGCACAAACTCGCTGGACTCGGCACCGACACGCTCAATGGCGCCACCGTCATATGCGTGCCGATCGGCGACCCCGAACACCATGCCTTTACCCTAGTCTTGGAGCCTCACAACAGGCTGCCGCTTCGCGGTGAGCAACGCGAATTCCTCGAGGCCTTTGTCCGCCAGGCCTCGATCGCGTTTGATCGCCTTCGCCTCGCCGATGAAGCGCGCCGCGCAGCCATCGCCGCGCATACCGAAGAGATGCGAAGCGCCATGCTTTCGGCCGTGTCACACGATTTGCGCACGCCACTGGCCGCCATCACCGGCGCCGCGACATCGCTCAAAGCCGAGCCGCCGCTAACGAGCGCCACCAGCCGTGAGCTCGTCGACGCCATTTGCGATCAGGCCGACAAGATGGATCGCCTGATCTCAAACTTGCTCAACATGACGCGCCTCGAAAGCGGCGGCCTGACGCTCGGGCGCGAGTGGGTGCCCCTCGAAGAGCTGATTGGCTCAGCGTTGGCGCAAATCGAAAGCAAGCTTGGCGACCGCCCGGTCAACGTGCACATCGATCCAAAGGTGCCCTTCGTCGCCGTCGATCCGGTGCTATTTGAACAGGTGTTTGTCAATCTGCTCGAGAACGCCACGAAGTACGCGCCTGGTGCCTCTCCAATCGAAATCGCCGCGACCTGCGCCGATCAACAAATTATCATCGAGGTAATGGATCGCGGCATTGGGCTGTTGCCGGAGCGAGCCCAGGACATATTCAAAAAGTTTCAGCGTGGCCATCACCCCGACGTCGCGGGTGCGGGCCTAGGCTTGGCCATCTGCCGCGGCATTGTCGAAGCCCATGGCGGTACAATCGCGGCGGTGCCTCGCGACGGCGGTGGCACGAGCTTTCGCATCGTCTTGCCGGTGGTCTCGCCCCCAAGCAACATTGCCCTGACGCCCACCGAGACCGCCTCGACCGCGGCTGGCAGCGACGGCAACGCCGCGGAGACAACGCGATGA
- the kdpC gene encoding potassium-transporting ATPase subunit KdpC, with product MRNLLRPAIVLLALFTVITGLLYPLVITGVAQVAFPHQANGSLITSQGKVVGSELIGQPFAGPGYFWSRPSATGTVAYNAAASSGSNLGPSNPALHQAVADRIAALRQADASAPGPVPVDLVTASGSGLDPHISPAAAHYQAPRIARERGLPLAAVTQLIDAHTEGRTLSLFGEPRVNVVRLNLALQRQNH from the coding sequence ATGCGAAACCTACTGCGTCCAGCCATTGTCTTACTTGCGCTCTTCACCGTGATCACGGGACTGCTCTATCCGCTGGTGATAACCGGCGTCGCGCAGGTAGCTTTTCCTCACCAAGCGAACGGCAGCCTCATTACGTCCCAAGGCAAGGTCGTTGGCTCGGAGCTAATTGGTCAGCCATTCGCCGGCCCGGGTTATTTTTGGAGCCGACCTTCGGCGACTGGCACCGTCGCTTATAACGCCGCGGCGTCGAGCGGCAGCAATCTCGGTCCGTCCAACCCCGCGCTGCATCAGGCGGTTGCGGATCGCATCGCGGCCTTGCGGCAAGCTGACGCATCCGCGCCAGGCCCCGTACCGGTCGATCTGGTCACCGCATCGGGTAGCGGCCTTGACCCACACATTTCGCCCGCCGCCGCCCACTATCAGGCACCGCGCATCGCCCGCGAGCGCGGCTTGCCCCTCGCCGCGGTGACGCAACTCATCGACGCCCACACCGAGGGTCGCACGCTGAGCCTGTTTGGCGAGCCACGCGTTAATGTGGTGAGGCTCAACCTCGCGCTGCAGCGGCAGAACCATTAG